Proteins encoded by one window of Streptomyces sp. ALI-76-A:
- a CDS encoding citrate synthase/methylcitrate synthase, which translates to MSVNRSSGALVDVPRGLAGVVVTDTEIGDVRGTEGFYHYRQYSAVELARTRGFEDVWHLLVHGDLPGAERSAAFAAETAALRRLPAGVWAALPAVAAASAGSGPLAGMRTALSLLGAAKGFRPVYDLAPDRRRQDTLVAAAAVPTMLAALHRLGQGLDPVEPREDLTYAANYLYMLTGAEPEPRRARAIEQYLISTIDHGFNASTFTARVIASTGADVAACLVGAVGALSGPLHGGAPSRALDTLDAIGTPDRIDSWIRERVLAGERVMGFGHAIYRTEDPRSRMLREIARRFGGPRVDFAVEVERRVERILAELKPGRELHTNVEFYAGVVMELCGLPRQMFTPTFAAGRVVGWSANILEQSADPKIIRPVARYVGPEAPVAVPQAA; encoded by the coding sequence ATGTCCGTCAACAGGTCATCAGGCGCGCTCGTCGACGTACCGAGAGGGCTCGCGGGAGTCGTCGTCACCGACACCGAGATCGGTGACGTCCGGGGAACCGAGGGCTTCTACCACTACCGCCAGTACTCGGCCGTCGAACTCGCACGGACCCGCGGTTTCGAGGACGTCTGGCACCTCCTGGTCCACGGCGACCTGCCCGGCGCCGAGCGCTCGGCCGCCTTCGCCGCCGAGACCGCCGCGCTGCGCCGGCTGCCCGCCGGGGTGTGGGCCGCGCTGCCCGCCGTGGCCGCGGCGAGTGCCGGCTCCGGACCGCTCGCCGGCATGCGTACGGCACTGTCGCTGCTGGGTGCCGCCAAGGGCTTCCGGCCGGTGTACGACCTCGCCCCGGACCGGCGCCGGCAGGACACCCTCGTCGCGGCCGCGGCCGTACCGACGATGCTGGCGGCACTGCACCGACTGGGTCAGGGACTCGATCCCGTGGAGCCGCGCGAGGATCTCACGTACGCGGCCAACTACCTGTACATGCTGACGGGTGCGGAGCCGGAACCGCGACGGGCCCGGGCGATCGAGCAGTACTTGATCTCAACCATTGATCACGGATTCAATGCGTCAACCTTCACCGCGCGGGTCATCGCGTCGACCGGCGCCGACGTGGCGGCCTGCCTCGTGGGAGCCGTGGGAGCGCTGTCCGGCCCGCTGCACGGGGGCGCGCCCAGCCGGGCGTTGGACACCCTGGACGCGATCGGCACACCCGACCGCATCGACTCCTGGATCCGAGAACGGGTTCTCGCCGGCGAGCGCGTCATGGGCTTCGGGCACGCGATCTACCGCACGGAGGACCCCCGCTCCCGCATGCTCCGCGAGATCGCCCGGCGGTTCGGTGGTCCGCGGGTCGACTTCGCCGTGGAGGTCGAGCGCCGGGTCGAGCGGATCCTGGCCGAACTGAAGCCGGGCAGGGAACTGCACACCAATGTCGAGTTCTACGCCGGAGTGGTCATGGAGCTGTGCGGGCTGCCGCGCCAGATGTTCACCCCCACCTTCGCGGCGGGCCGCGTGGTGGGCTGGAGCGCCAACATCCTGGAGCAGTCGGCGGACCCGAAGATCATCAGGCCGGTGGCGCGGTATGTGGGGCCGGAGGCACCGGTGGCAGTTCCGCAGGCCGCCTGA
- a CDS encoding citrate synthase — protein sequence MRDHEPLPGPAGPRLTTKEAAELLGVKPETVYAYVSRGQLGSRRAPGGRGSTFDAKEVEALARRNRRAGDGTANSGGELSVRTRITLIGSDRYYFRGVDATELAARHSYEEVAEWLWTGRLRPGITFTAPGSVVTAARRAVDALPEHSAPTDRLRVAAVAAAAADPLRFDLSEEAVLGTARALIPTLVAALPPTRHDHREGGPLAHRLWTRLSGRPADEACLRVLDTALALLIDHDLAASTLAVRVAASARAHAYAAVSAGLGVIEGPLHGAASGLAHKLLLDVLDQGDAAPVIADELRSGRRIPGLGHRLYPGEDPRARALFALLEDIPKAAPALAAARDIVDTTARHAPLHANVDLALAVLTASCGMPATAGETIFAVARTAGWIAHALEEYGERPLRMRPSGHYVGPRPPQPLPE from the coding sequence ATGCGTGATCACGAACCCCTCCCCGGTCCCGCCGGGCCCCGGCTGACCACCAAGGAAGCCGCCGAGCTGCTGGGCGTGAAGCCCGAGACCGTGTACGCCTACGTCAGCCGCGGCCAGCTCGGCAGCCGACGCGCGCCCGGCGGCCGGGGCAGCACCTTCGACGCCAAGGAGGTGGAGGCCCTCGCCCGGCGCAACCGCCGGGCGGGCGACGGGACCGCGAACTCCGGTGGGGAGCTGTCCGTACGGACCCGCATCACACTCATCGGCAGCGACCGCTACTACTTCCGAGGTGTCGACGCGACCGAGCTGGCCGCACGCCACTCCTACGAAGAGGTCGCCGAGTGGCTGTGGACCGGGCGGTTGCGTCCCGGCATCACCTTCACGGCACCCGGCTCCGTCGTCACCGCCGCCCGCCGTGCCGTCGACGCGCTGCCCGAACACAGCGCGCCCACCGACCGGCTGCGGGTCGCCGCGGTCGCCGCCGCGGCCGCCGACCCGCTGCGCTTCGACCTGTCCGAGGAAGCCGTGCTCGGTACGGCACGCGCCCTCATCCCCACCCTGGTCGCCGCCCTGCCCCCGACCCGGCACGACCACCGTGAGGGCGGCCCGCTGGCCCACCGGCTGTGGACCCGCCTCAGCGGACGCCCCGCCGACGAGGCCTGCCTGCGCGTCCTTGACACGGCGCTCGCCCTGCTCATCGACCACGACCTCGCGGCCTCCACCCTCGCCGTGCGCGTGGCCGCGTCGGCCCGCGCACACGCCTACGCGGCCGTCTCCGCCGGTCTCGGCGTGATCGAGGGCCCCCTGCACGGCGCGGCCAGCGGACTCGCCCACAAACTGCTGCTCGACGTCCTCGACCAGGGCGACGCGGCCCCCGTGATCGCGGACGAGCTGCGGTCCGGCCGCCGGATCCCCGGACTCGGCCACCGGCTGTACCCCGGTGAGGACCCGCGCGCGCGGGCCCTGTTCGCCCTCCTGGAGGACATCCCCAAGGCGGCGCCCGCCCTCGCAGCGGCCCGCGACATCGTGGACACCACGGCCCGGCACGCTCCGCTGCACGCCAACGTCGACCTGGCCCTGGCCGTACTCACCGCCTCCTGCGGCATGCCCGCCACGGCAGGCGAGACGATCTTCGCGGTGGCCCGTACGGCGGGCTGGATCGCCCACGCCCTGGAGGAGTACGGGGAGCGCCCGCTGCGCATGCGCCCCAGCGGCCACTACGTGGGGCCGAGGCCGCCTCAGCCGCTACCGGAGTAG
- a CDS encoding sucrase ferredoxin, translating into MSTCTTVSRDSDEPVAGTAATATTWLLLEQPGPWGAKALTSSHLDPVLGHALEAAAKGTGVRVVLIRRPGRHADSGTATAARQVYVAHTVPGNVWLRSATIRDPRRLLDVDFAALGRGDHSGFDAALDGRPHTGDPLALVCTNGKRDRCCALLGRPLAAELAASGVQGVWEVTHLGGHRFSPTLLVLPYGYAYGRAEAHAVKEVLHSVRAGRIVVEGCRGNSAWERPGQAAELAVRGAVGEYTAGTLAVVRTQSVAPGWEVTVAHTDGRHWRVVVAQGASQPPRPESCGASVLGSPARMDVVAVRELRTATALAG; encoded by the coding sequence GTGAGTACGTGCACAACCGTCTCGCGGGACTCCGACGAGCCCGTTGCCGGCACAGCGGCCACGGCGACGACCTGGCTGCTGCTGGAACAGCCCGGTCCCTGGGGTGCCAAGGCGCTCACGTCGAGCCACCTGGACCCCGTGCTCGGCCATGCCCTGGAGGCGGCCGCGAAGGGCACGGGCGTACGTGTCGTGCTCATCCGCCGTCCCGGGCGGCACGCCGACAGTGGGACCGCGACCGCCGCGCGCCAGGTGTACGTCGCGCACACGGTGCCCGGGAACGTGTGGCTGCGCTCGGCCACGATCCGCGATCCGCGCCGGCTCCTCGACGTCGACTTCGCCGCGCTCGGCCGAGGCGACCACAGCGGTTTCGACGCGGCGCTCGACGGACGGCCCCACACCGGCGATCCACTCGCGCTCGTGTGCACGAACGGCAAGCGCGACCGCTGCTGCGCCCTCCTCGGCCGCCCGCTCGCGGCGGAGCTGGCCGCCTCCGGTGTCCAGGGCGTCTGGGAGGTCACCCATCTGGGTGGACATCGCTTCTCGCCGACGCTGCTCGTGCTGCCGTACGGCTACGCCTACGGCAGGGCCGAGGCCCATGCCGTCAAGGAGGTCCTGCACAGCGTGCGGGCGGGCCGGATCGTCGTGGAGGGGTGCCGGGGGAACTCGGCCTGGGAACGGCCCGGCCAGGCGGCGGAGCTGGCCGTGCGCGGGGCGGTGGGGGAGTACACGGCGGGCACGCTGGCCGTGGTCCGCACACAGAGCGTCGCGCCGGGGTGGGAGGTGACCGTCGCGCACACCGACGGCCGCCACTGGCGCGTGGTCGTGGCCCAGGGCGCGTCACAGCCGCCCCGCCCGGAGAGCTGCGGGGCCTCGGTGCTCGGCTCGCCCGCGCGGATGGACGTGGTGGCGGTACGCGAGCTGCGGACGGCGACGGCGCTCGCCGGCTGA
- a CDS encoding DUF6082 family protein, with translation MATQKYLAGRLGSAALTLLAATATMALAARQRRSEQARLHERRLELEELAIRRKALAHQQRMQWELLVRAIDDPSLAAVIDTYDKSIPAERRRQFFYANAWYVHLYHVHRAGSLDREELYRHLREFFQSPVFREYWEASRHMRATLNEASLEAQLGLMVDGLVRDLDEADTDEWWVVGNPPTD, from the coding sequence ATGGCCACACAGAAGTACCTCGCGGGGAGACTGGGCTCGGCAGCGCTCACTCTCCTGGCCGCCACGGCCACGATGGCGCTGGCAGCGCGTCAACGCCGGTCGGAGCAGGCGCGTCTGCACGAACGGCGCCTGGAGCTCGAGGAGCTGGCGATCCGGCGCAAGGCTCTGGCCCATCAGCAGCGCATGCAGTGGGAGTTGCTGGTCCGGGCGATCGACGATCCTTCCCTCGCCGCGGTGATCGACACCTACGACAAGAGCATCCCGGCGGAGAGGCGCCGTCAGTTCTTCTATGCCAACGCCTGGTACGTCCACCTCTACCACGTCCACCGGGCGGGCAGTCTGGACCGGGAGGAGCTGTACCGGCACCTTCGGGAGTTCTTCCAGAGCCCGGTGTTCCGTGAGTACTGGGAGGCCTCGCGGCACATGCGCGCCACCCTGAACGAGGCATCCCTGGAGGCTCAGCTGGGCCTCATGGTCGACGGTCTCGTCAGGGACCTCGACGAGGCCGACACGGACGAGTGGTGGGTCGTCGGCAACCCGCCGACCGACTGA
- a CDS encoding GTP-binding protein: MSGSPREIPVVVLAGFLGSGKTTLLNHLLHHSGGSRIGAIVNDFGAIEIDAMAVAGALGDSTVSLGNGCLCCAVDAGELDVYLERLARPAAGIDVVVIEASGLAEPQELVRMVLASEHPGIVYGGLVEVVDAAEFDDTRARHPEIDRHIALADLVVVNKLDRADDGERVLRLVRSLVDRAAVVPADHGRVDPEFLFDCRPSEERLGQLSFDDLHDHTEGDEHRTHLHSGYDSLSFTSEEPLDPRRLMRFLDSRPEGLYRIKGYVDFGPYDSRNRYSVHAVGRFLRFYPEPWAADEARRTQLVLIGSGIDADALGKELEACTTEAPHVDEHGMWGVLRYVRDPDDQDPDDQDGDDDALDHQDPGDREPGDRDPGVRGPGDASA; encoded by the coding sequence TTGAGTGGAAGTCCGCGGGAGATCCCGGTCGTCGTGCTCGCCGGATTCCTGGGTTCCGGCAAGACCACCCTCCTCAACCACCTCCTCCATCACAGCGGTGGCAGCCGGATCGGCGCCATCGTCAACGACTTCGGTGCCATCGAGATCGACGCGATGGCCGTGGCGGGCGCGCTCGGCGACTCCACCGTCTCGCTCGGCAACGGGTGTCTGTGCTGTGCCGTGGACGCCGGTGAACTCGACGTCTACCTGGAGCGGCTCGCCCGGCCCGCCGCCGGGATCGACGTCGTCGTGATCGAGGCCAGCGGACTCGCCGAGCCCCAGGAACTCGTGCGCATGGTGCTCGCCAGCGAGCATCCCGGGATCGTGTACGGCGGCCTCGTCGAGGTCGTCGACGCCGCCGAGTTCGACGACACCCGGGCCCGGCACCCGGAGATCGACCGGCACATCGCCCTCGCCGACCTGGTCGTCGTGAACAAGCTGGACCGGGCCGACGACGGTGAGCGCGTCCTCCGGCTGGTCCGGTCCCTCGTCGACCGGGCCGCCGTCGTGCCCGCCGACCACGGGCGGGTGGACCCCGAGTTCCTCTTCGACTGCCGGCCGAGCGAGGAGCGCCTCGGGCAGCTGTCCTTCGACGACCTGCACGACCACACCGAGGGGGACGAGCACCGGACGCACCTGCACTCCGGCTACGACAGCCTGTCCTTCACCTCGGAAGAGCCCCTCGACCCGCGCCGGTTGATGCGGTTCCTCGACAGCAGGCCCGAAGGGCTGTACCGGATCAAGGGGTACGTCGACTTCGGGCCGTACGACTCCCGCAACCGTTACTCCGTGCACGCCGTCGGGCGGTTCCTCCGGTTCTACCCGGAACCCTGGGCCGCCGACGAGGCCCGCCGCACCCAGCTCGTGCTCATCGGCTCCGGCATCGACGCGGACGCCCTCGGAAAGGAGCTGGAGGCGTGCACGACCGAAGCCCCACACGTCGACGAACACGGCATGTGGGGCGTCCTGCGCTACGTACGGGACCCCGACGACCAGGACCCCGACGACCAGGACGGTGACGACGACGCCCTGGACCATCAGGATCCCGGTGATCGCGAGCCGGGCGATCGGGACCCCGGCGTGCGGGGTCCCGGGGACGCGTCCGCCTAG
- a CDS encoding DNA topoisomerase IV subunit A: protein MARRSTKTPPPDDSYEERILDIDVVDEMKGSYLEYAYSVIYSRALPDARDGLKPVHRRIVYQMNEMGLRPDRGYVKCARVVGEVMGKLHPHGDASIYDALVRMAQPFSMRVPLVDGHGNFGSLGNDDPPAAMRYTECRAAQAASLMTESIDEDTVDFAPNYDGQEQEPAALPAAFPNLLVNGASGIAVGMATNMPPHNLGEVIAAARHLIRFPNADLDALMRHIPGPDLPTGGRIVGLTGIRDAYETGRGTFKIRATVSVENVTARRKGLVVTELPFTVGPEKVIAKIKDLVGSKKLQGIADVKDLTDRAHGLRLVIEVKNGFVPEAVLEQLYKLTPMEESFGVNNVALVDGQPLTLGLKELLEVYLDHRFEVVRRRSEFRRTKRRDRLHLVEGLLTALIDIDEVIRLIRSSENSAQAKERLIEHFSLSDVQTQYILDTPLRRLTRYDRIELEAEKDRLNEEITELTRILESDAELRKLVSGELAAVAKKFGTERRTVLLESAGASAAAVPLQVADDPCRVLLSSTGLLARTANGEPFPQDADARRAKHDVIVSAVPATARGEIGVVTSGGRLLRVNVVDLPQLPDTAAAPNLSGGAPMAEFVSLEGDETVICLTTLDESSPGLAIGTEQGVVKRVVPDYPTNKGELEVITLREGDRIVGAVELRTGEEDLVFITDDAQLLRYQASQVRPQGRPAGGVAGIKLTEGAKVISFTAVDPAAEAVVFTVAGSRGTLDDSVQTTAKLTPFDQYPRKGRATGGVRCQRFLKGEDCLSLAWAGATPAKAAQKNGTPAELPEMDPRRDGSGVSLPKTVAVVAGPV, encoded by the coding sequence ATGGCCCGCCGCAGCACGAAGACCCCGCCGCCCGACGACTCGTACGAGGAGCGGATCCTCGACATCGACGTCGTGGACGAGATGAAGGGCTCGTACCTCGAGTACGCGTACTCGGTCATCTACTCCCGCGCCCTGCCGGACGCCCGGGACGGCCTGAAGCCGGTGCACCGCCGCATCGTGTACCAGATGAACGAGATGGGCCTGCGCCCCGACCGCGGCTATGTGAAGTGCGCCCGCGTCGTCGGCGAGGTCATGGGCAAGTTGCACCCGCACGGCGACGCGTCGATCTACGACGCCCTGGTGCGCATGGCCCAGCCCTTCTCCATGCGTGTCCCCCTGGTCGACGGACACGGCAACTTCGGCTCGCTCGGCAACGACGACCCGCCGGCCGCCATGCGGTACACCGAGTGCCGCGCGGCCCAGGCCGCGAGCCTGATGACGGAGTCCATCGACGAGGACACGGTCGACTTCGCCCCCAACTACGACGGCCAGGAGCAGGAGCCGGCGGCGCTGCCCGCCGCCTTCCCCAACCTCCTGGTGAACGGCGCCTCCGGCATCGCGGTCGGTATGGCGACGAACATGCCGCCGCACAACCTCGGCGAGGTCATCGCGGCCGCCCGCCACCTGATCCGCTTCCCGAACGCGGATCTGGACGCCCTGATGAGGCACATCCCCGGCCCCGACCTGCCCACCGGCGGCCGCATCGTGGGCCTGACCGGCATCCGCGACGCGTACGAGACGGGCCGCGGCACCTTCAAGATCCGCGCGACGGTGTCGGTGGAGAACGTGACGGCGCGCCGCAAGGGCCTCGTGGTCACGGAACTGCCCTTCACGGTCGGCCCGGAGAAGGTGATCGCCAAGATCAAGGACCTGGTCGGCTCGAAGAAGCTCCAGGGCATCGCCGACGTGAAGGACCTCACCGACCGCGCGCACGGTCTGCGCCTGGTCATCGAGGTCAAGAACGGCTTCGTGCCGGAGGCCGTCCTGGAGCAGCTCTACAAGCTGACGCCCATGGAGGAGTCCTTCGGCGTCAACAACGTGGCGCTGGTGGACGGGCAGCCCCTCACGCTGGGCCTCAAGGAGCTTCTCGAGGTCTACCTCGACCACCGCTTCGAGGTCGTGCGCCGGCGCAGCGAGTTCCGCCGCACCAAGCGGCGTGACCGGCTGCACCTGGTCGAGGGCCTGCTCACCGCGCTGATCGACATCGACGAGGTGATCCGCCTCATCCGCTCCAGCGAGAACTCCGCGCAGGCGAAGGAGCGCCTGATCGAGCACTTCTCGCTGTCGGACGTCCAGACCCAGTACATCCTCGACACGCCCCTGCGCCGCCTCACCCGGTACGACCGCATCGAGCTGGAGGCGGAGAAGGACCGGCTCAACGAGGAGATCACCGAGCTGACCCGGATCCTGGAGTCGGACGCCGAGCTGCGCAAGCTGGTCTCCGGCGAACTGGCCGCGGTGGCCAAGAAGTTCGGCACCGAGCGGCGTACGGTTCTGCTGGAGTCGGCCGGCGCCTCGGCCGCCGCGGTCCCGCTCCAGGTGGCGGACGACCCGTGCCGGGTGCTGCTGTCCTCGACGGGGCTGCTGGCCCGTACGGCGAATGGCGAGCCGTTCCCGCAGGACGCCGACGCACGGCGCGCCAAGCACGACGTGATCGTCTCGGCGGTGCCGGCCACCGCGCGCGGTGAGATCGGCGTGGTGACGTCCGGCGGGCGCCTGCTGCGGGTGAACGTCGTCGACCTGCCCCAGCTCCCGGACACGGCGGCGGCGCCGAACCTCTCCGGCGGGGCCCCGATGGCGGAGTTCGTCTCCCTGGAGGGGGACGAGACGGTGATCTGCCTGACCACGCTCGACGAGTCGTCCCCCGGTCTGGCGATCGGCACCGAACAGGGTGTCGTCAAGCGGGTGGTGCCCGACTATCCGACCAACAAGGGCGAGCTGGAGGTCATCACCCTGAGGGAGGGCGACCGGATCGTCGGCGCGGTCGAGCTGCGCACCGGTGAGGAGGACCTGGTCTTCATCACGGACGACGCCCAGCTGCTGCGCTACCAGGCGTCGCAGGTCCGCCCGCAGGGCCGTCCGGCGGGAGGTGTGGCGGGCATCAAGCTGACGGAGGGTGCCAAGGTCATCTCCTTCACGGCCGTCGACCCGGCCGCCGAGGCGGTCGTCTTCACGGTCGCCGGCTCACGCGGCACGCTGGACGACTCCGTCCAGACGACGGCCAAGCTGACCCCGTTCGACCAGTACCCGCGCAAGGGACGCGCCACCGGCGGTGTCCGCTGCCAGCGGTTCCTCAAGGGCGAGGACTGCCTGTCGCTGGCCTGGGCGGGCGCCACTCCGGCCAAGGCGGCGCAGAAGAACGGCACGCCGGCCGAGCTGCCGGAGATGGACCCGCGCCGGGACGGTTCGGGTGTGTCGCTGCCGAAGACGGTGGCCGTGGTGGCGGGACCGGTCTAG
- a CDS encoding pitrilysin family protein has protein sequence MPMGHTATAQAGSGGLTATEHRLANGLRVVLSEDHLTPVAAVCLWYDVGSRHEVKGRTGLAHLFEHLMFQGSGQVKGNGHFELVQGAGGSLNGTTSFERTNYFETMPTHQLELALWLEADRMGSLLTALDDESMENQRDVVKNERRQRYDNVPYGTAFEKLTALAYPEGHPYHHTPIGSMADLDAATLEDARAFFRTYYAPNNAVLSVVGDIDPERTLAWIEKYFGSIPSHDGKPAPRDGSLPEVIGEQLREVVEEEVPARALMAAYRLPHDGTRACDAADLALTVLGGGESSRLYNRLVRRDRTAVAAGFGLLRLAGAPSLGWLDVKTSGDVEVPVIEAAIDEELARFAEEGPTAEEMERAQAQLEREWLDRLGTVAGRADELCRYAVLFGDPQLALTAVQRVLDVSAEEVQEVAKARLRPDNRAVLVYEPTATEAEDAEAGDENDEEAAQ, from the coding sequence ATGCCCATGGGTCACACGGCCACAGCCCAGGCAGGCTCCGGGGGCCTGACAGCGACCGAGCACCGCCTGGCCAACGGTCTGCGCGTGGTGCTCTCCGAGGACCACCTGACCCCGGTCGCGGCGGTGTGCCTCTGGTACGACGTCGGTTCGCGCCACGAGGTCAAGGGCCGTACCGGCCTGGCTCACCTTTTCGAGCACCTGATGTTCCAGGGCTCCGGCCAGGTCAAGGGCAACGGCCACTTCGAGCTGGTCCAGGGCGCGGGCGGCTCGCTCAACGGCACCACCAGCTTCGAGCGCACCAACTACTTCGAGACCATGCCCACCCACCAGCTGGAGCTCGCCCTCTGGCTGGAGGCCGACCGCATGGGCTCCCTGCTCACCGCCCTGGACGACGAGTCCATGGAGAACCAGCGGGACGTCGTCAAGAACGAGCGCCGACAGCGGTACGACAACGTCCCCTACGGCACGGCGTTCGAGAAGCTCACCGCGCTCGCCTACCCGGAGGGCCACCCCTACCACCACACCCCGATCGGCTCGATGGCCGACCTGGACGCGGCCACCCTGGAGGACGCGCGCGCCTTCTTCCGCACGTACTACGCGCCCAACAACGCCGTCCTGTCGGTGGTCGGCGACATCGACCCGGAGCGGACGCTCGCCTGGATCGAGAAGTACTTCGGGTCCATTCCGTCGCACGACGGCAAGCCCGCCCCCCGCGACGGTTCCCTGCCCGAGGTCATCGGGGAGCAGCTGCGCGAGGTCGTCGAGGAAGAGGTCCCGGCCCGCGCCCTGATGGCCGCCTACCGACTGCCGCACGACGGCACGCGCGCGTGCGACGCGGCCGACCTGGCGCTCACCGTCCTCGGCGGCGGCGAGTCCTCCCGCCTCTACAACCGGCTGGTACGGCGTGACCGTACGGCGGTCGCGGCCGGCTTCGGCCTGCTGCGGCTGGCCGGGGCACCCTCCCTGGGCTGGCTGGACGTGAAGACGTCCGGTGACGTCGAGGTGCCGGTCATCGAGGCCGCCATCGACGAGGAGCTCGCGCGGTTCGCCGAGGAGGGCCCCACGGCGGAGGAGATGGAGCGCGCCCAGGCCCAGTTGGAGCGCGAGTGGCTGGACCGGCTCGGCACGGTCGCGGGCCGCGCCGACGAACTGTGCCGCTACGCCGTCCTGTTCGGCGACCCGCAGCTCGCCCTCACCGCCGTCCAGCGCGTCCTGGACGTCAGCGCCGAGGAGGTCCAGGAGGTCGCCAAGGCCCGCCTGCGCCCCGACAACCGCGCGGTCCTCGTCTACGAGCCGACCGCCACCGAAGCCGAAGACGCCGAAGCCGGCGACGAGAACGACGAGGAGGCGGCCCAGTGA
- a CDS encoding pitrilysin family protein — translation MTELAAMEFHPQPQAGEPRPWAFPAPERGALDNGLTLLRCHRPGQQVVAVEVILDAPLEAEPAGLDGVATIMARAFSEGTDKHSAEEFAAELERCGATLDAHADHPGVRLSLEVPVSRLPKALALLADALRAPAFADSEIERLVRNRLDEIPHELANPSRRAAKELSRELFPSASRMSRPRQGTEETVAAIDSAAVRGFYEKHVRPATATAVVVGDLTGVDLDALLGDTLGAWTGSSAQPRPVPPVTADDTGRVVIVDRPGAVQTQLLIGRVGPDRHARVWPAQVLGTYCLGGTLTSRLDRVLREEKGYTYGVRAFGQVLRSAPDGSGAAMLAISGSVDTPNTGPALQDLWTVLRTLAAEGLTDAERDVAVQNLVGVAPLKYETAAAVAGTLADQVEQHLPDDFQATLYQQLVSTGTVEATAAVVSAFPVDRLVTVLVGDAAQIKEPVRALGIGEVTVVSAE, via the coding sequence GTGACCGAGCTCGCCGCGATGGAGTTCCACCCTCAGCCCCAAGCGGGCGAGCCCAGGCCGTGGGCGTTCCCGGCCCCCGAGCGCGGAGCGCTGGACAACGGCCTGACCCTCCTGCGTTGCCACCGCCCCGGCCAGCAGGTCGTCGCCGTCGAGGTGATCCTGGACGCGCCGCTGGAAGCGGAGCCGGCCGGTCTGGACGGCGTCGCCACGATCATGGCGCGGGCCTTCTCCGAGGGCACCGACAAGCACTCCGCCGAGGAGTTCGCCGCCGAGCTGGAGCGCTGCGGCGCCACCCTCGACGCGCACGCCGACCACCCCGGCGTACGGCTCTCCCTCGAAGTCCCCGTCTCCCGCCTGCCCAAGGCCCTGGCCCTGCTCGCCGACGCCCTCAGGGCGCCCGCGTTCGCGGACAGCGAGATCGAGCGGCTGGTCCGCAACCGCCTCGACGAGATCCCGCACGAGCTGGCCAACCCCTCCCGCCGTGCCGCCAAGGAGCTCTCCAGGGAGCTGTTCCCGTCGGCCTCGCGCATGTCCCGACCGCGTCAGGGCACCGAGGAGACAGTGGCGGCCATCGACTCCGCGGCCGTCCGGGGCTTCTACGAGAAGCACGTCCGTCCGGCCACCGCCACCGCCGTGGTCGTCGGCGACCTCACCGGGGTCGACCTCGACGCGCTGCTCGGTGACACGCTCGGTGCCTGGACCGGTTCCTCGGCCCAGCCGCGTCCGGTGCCGCCGGTGACCGCCGACGACACCGGCCGGGTCGTCATCGTGGACCGCCCCGGCGCCGTCCAGACGCAGCTGCTGATCGGCCGCGTCGGCCCGGACCGGCACGCGCGCGTGTGGCCCGCGCAGGTGCTCGGCACGTACTGCCTGGGCGGCACCCTCACCTCCCGGCTGGACCGCGTCCTGCGCGAGGAGAAGGGCTACACCTACGGGGTGCGGGCGTTCGGGCAGGTCCTGCGCTCGGCTCCGGACGGCTCGGGTGCCGCGATGCTCGCCATCAGCGGTTCCGTGGACACCCCGAACACCGGTCCGGCCCTCCAGGACCTGTGGACCGTGCTGCGTACGCTCGCCGCGGAGGGCCTGACCGACGCCGAGCGCGACGTCGCCGTCCAGAACCTGGTGGGGGTGGCGCCGCTGAAGTACGAGACCGCGGCGGCCGTCGCCGGCACACTGGCCGACCAGGTCGAGCAGCACCTGCCGGACGACTTCCAGGCGACGCTGTACCAGCAGCTCGTCTCGACCGGCACGGTGGAGGCCACCGCGGCGGTCGTGAGCGCGTTCCCGGTGGACCGCCTGGTGACCGTCCTCGTCGGCGACGCCGCGCAGATCAAGGAGCCCGTCCGGGCCCTCGGCATCGGCGAAGTCACCGTCGTCTCCGCCGAGTAG